The following coding sequences lie in one Rutidosis leptorrhynchoides isolate AG116_Rl617_1_P2 chromosome 4, CSIRO_AGI_Rlap_v1, whole genome shotgun sequence genomic window:
- the LOC139844684 gene encoding alcohol dehydrogenase 2-like produces MTNKIHDVITCKAAVVRELGGPINVEDIYVDPPKGSEVRIKMLCASICHSDILCCNGVPIPLFPRVPGHEGVGMVESIGEGVNSRVKPGDIVIPLIIGECGQCTNCKSGMTNFCSVYPFGLNGLMPDGTSRMSVVATGETIYHHFSCSTWSEYMVINVNYLLKIDPEMPIAHASFLSCGFTTGLGATWKESPVHKGSSVVVIGLGAVGLGVIKGAQMQGATKIIGVDVNENKEKKGKVFGMTDFINPQNYPNQRISELVKGMTDGLGADFSFECTGVAPLLNEALEATKVGLGTTVMLGVGVEMTRALSDIAIMPGRTLKGSLFGGVKSQSDLPDVLNKCINKEIELDELLTHQIKLDNIDEVFEILKKPDCVKLLITF; encoded by the exons ATGACAAACAAGATCCATGATGTCATCACTTGCAAAG CTGCCGTTGTAAGAGAGTTAGGTGGACCGATCAATGTGGAAGACATATACGTCGATCCACCGAAAGGATCCGAAGTGAGGATCAAGATGTTATGTGCGAGTATATGTCATAGTGACATCCTATGTTGCAATGGCGTACCAATT CCTCTGTTTCCACGTGTTCCTGGACATGAAGGGGTCGG GATGGTTGAGAGTATAGGAGAAGGTGTAAATTCACGAGTGAAGCCTGGTGACATAGTGATCCCGCTCATTATTGGCGAATGTGGACAATGCACAAATTGCAAATCGGGGATGACTAATTTTTGTTCTGTCTATCCTTTTGGCTTGAATGGTCTCATGCCCGATGGCACTTCTCGGATGTCTGTTGTGGCGACTGGAGAAACAATCTACCACCACTTTAGTTGTTCCACATGGTCCGAGTACATGGTTATCAATGTAAATTACTTGCTAAAGATTGACCCGGAGATGCCTATAGCTCATGCTAGTTTTCTCTCATGTGGCTTCACTACTGGGCTTGGTGCTACGTGGAAAGAATCCCCGGTTCACAAGGGTTCCTCTGTTGTTGTAATTGGCCTTGGCGCCGTTGGTCTTGGG GTAATAAAAGGTGCCCAGATGCAAGGGGCGACGAAGATCATAGGGGTGGATGTAAACGAAAATAAGGAAAAAAAAGGAAAGGTATTCGGCATGACTGATTTTATCAACCCTCAAAACTATCCTAACCAACGCATTTCAGAGTTGGTGAAAGGTATGACAGATGGGTTAGGTGCGGACTTCTCTTTCGAGTGCACTGGAGTCGCACCATTGCTAAATGAAGCCCTTGAGGCCACTAAAGTg GGACTTGGTACAACTGTAATGCTCGGAGTTGGAGTTGAAATGACACGAGCCCTTTCAGATATAGCAATAATGCCTGGTCGAACTTTGAAGGGCTCGCTCTTCGGCGGAGTCAAATCACAATCGGATCTCCCAGATGTACTCAACAAGTGTATCAATAAG GAGATAGAATTGGATGAGCTTCTAACACACCAAATAAAATTGGATAACATCGATGAAGTATTTGAGATACTGAAGAAGCCTGACTGTGTCAAACTTCTCATCACCTTTTGA